The genomic stretch TATGAGTACCAAAAACGCAGGAAACAAGACCTTCCAGATAATATGAAAAAGCTATTTTTTCTGCTGTAGCTTCAGCATGGAAATCTACAAATATAAGATTAGTTCTTTCTTTCATATGCTTAATTGCAAGATTAGCTTTTTTAAAAGGACAATCCAAAGGATCCATAAATGTTCTTCCCATAAGATTAAGTACGCCAATCTTACAATCCAGCATCTCATATATATAATAGCCAAGACCGGGAGCATCATTTGGGTAATTATACGGACGAAGCAGACGATGCTCATTACCTATAAGGGCAAATACATCTCTATTGTTCCATATATGATTACCAGAAGTGAGTACATCCACCCCAGAGTCAAAAAGCTCAGCTGCCGTATCTCTAGTAATACCTATACCATTAGCAGCATTTTCACCATTGGCTATTACAAAATCTATATTATTTTCTAATTTTATCTCTTCTAAATGCCTTCTTACAGCATAACGTCCTGTAACACCAATTACATCACCAAGACATAATATATTTTTTATAGACATTTTTAATTTACCTTTAATTTAAAAATTATCTGGCAACCTCAACTGCCCTAGTCTCTCTAATAACTGTAACCCTTATTATACCAGGATATTTTAACTCATCTTCTATACGTTTAGCAATATCTCTGGCAATCTGTTTAGCCTGAACATCATCTACCATATCACTTTTAGCCATTACTCTAAGCTCTCTTCCAGCCTGTATAGCAAATGATTTTTCAACACCCTCTATACTGTCAGCTATTTTTTCAAGA from Brachyspira murdochii DSM 12563 encodes the following:
- a CDS encoding TIGR00282 family metallophosphoesterase, whose protein sequence is MSIKNILCLGDVIGVTGRYAVRRHLEEIKLENNIDFVIANGENAANGIGITRDTAAELFDSGVDVLTSGNHIWNNRDVFALIGNEHRLLRPYNYPNDAPGLGYYIYEMLDCKIGVLNLMGRTFMDPLDCPFKKANLAIKHMKERTNLIFVDFHAEATAEKIAFSYYLEGLVSCVFGTHTHVQTADEKILSSHTAYISDIGMCGSYYSVIGMKKDAAIARFVTKMPHRFEVETVSPMINGIIVQVDSITGKALSIKRINSVYHNDIVERQEK